In Curtobacterium sp. L6-1, a genomic segment contains:
- a CDS encoding DUF427 domain-containing protein, protein MTRRSPGHPAPDQPGPGQESVWDYPRPPRVESTPARVVVRLGGRVIADTTGAVRVLETSHPPVYYLPVADFATGALVPTSGASMCEFKGSASYFDVHGGDRVVPRGAWTYRSPWEGYGDLRDRVAVYPSQMDSCEVAGETVRAQAGDFYGGWITSDIVGPFKGEPGTLGW, encoded by the coding sequence ATGACGCGACGCAGCCCCGGCCACCCCGCTCCCGACCAGCCCGGCCCCGGGCAGGAGTCCGTGTGGGACTACCCGCGGCCACCGCGGGTCGAGTCGACCCCGGCGCGCGTCGTCGTGCGTCTCGGCGGACGCGTCATCGCGGACACCACCGGCGCGGTCCGGGTGCTCGAGACGAGCCACCCGCCGGTGTACTACCTGCCCGTCGCCGACTTCGCCACCGGAGCCCTCGTGCCGACGAGCGGGGCGAGCATGTGCGAGTTCAAGGGCAGCGCCTCGTACTTCGACGTGCACGGCGGCGACCGGGTCGTCCCCCGCGGCGCCTGGACTTACCGCTCGCCGTGGGAGGGCTACGGCGACCTGCGCGACCGGGTGGCGGTCTACCCGTCGCAGATGGACTCGTGCGAGGTCGCGGGCGAGACGGTCCGGGCGCAGGCCGGCGACTTCTACGGTGGCTGGATCACCTCGGACATCGTCGGACCGTTCAAGGGCGAGCCCGGGACCCTCGGGTGGTGA
- a CDS encoding family 43 glycosylhydrolase — MRRSTAITLAAVTCVAALALGAPATAAPPTGGVPAAAPPAAGAPAAVPGTAEAPAVAPSVATTSTAGVAGRGHARAGTHQNPMALRLPDGETAASCADPTAIHGAGRDRNWYLYCTTDALSATETTADGELVQHSVPTYRSTDLTDWTYVGDAFDTKPAWVGDANGIWAPDVVYRAGAHGKPGTWFLYYTASDTPSPSAPTGGGSAIGVATSSSPTGPWTDSGGPVVAPQTAPNGQGARWSFDPEVITDSGRTYLYFGSYFGGVHVRQLTADGLRSRPDTERQIAIDNRYEGSYLMRHGGWWYYMGSATNCCNGSLTGYGVFVARSKSPLGPFRDRDGVAITDTRVGGSPLLAQNGNRWVGTGHNTVVTDSAGQDWMIYHAVDRRDPYYAGKTGYTKRPALIDPLDWVGGWPVVRGGAGPSDSVQPAPAAQPGQRSAYRPRLVRTDVPGRTIRALSTDFRGDALPSTLTWTRQPDPSTYRVADGAFSWQTQDADLHPPQTPLASVLTEAAPTGDYVVETRVRMDTPTTGDSFNYRQGGLVVYGDDGNYVRLVSNSIFNTRQTEFGKQASGQPEGAPSYGNMVVGPVGDATTLRIVHRVVDGEHRYTASTSVDGRHFVRGGTWTADLGSAPRIGLISLGGAGSTSSFDHLTVSTVRSVR, encoded by the coding sequence GTGCGCCGATCCACCGCCATCACCCTCGCTGCCGTGACCTGTGTCGCGGCGCTCGCCCTCGGCGCACCCGCCACCGCGGCGCCACCGACGGGCGGCGTCCCGGCCGCCGCCCCACCGGCCGCAGGGGCACCGGCCGCCGTGCCGGGGACGGCGGAGGCGCCGGCCGTCGCGCCGTCCGTCGCCACCACGAGCACGGCGGGGGTCGCCGGTCGCGGCCACGCGCGCGCCGGGACCCACCAGAACCCGATGGCCCTGCGCCTCCCGGACGGCGAGACGGCGGCGAGCTGCGCCGACCCGACGGCGATCCACGGGGCCGGACGCGACCGGAACTGGTACCTCTACTGCACGACCGACGCCCTGTCGGCCACCGAGACGACCGCGGACGGCGAACTCGTCCAGCACAGCGTGCCGACCTACCGGTCGACGGACCTCACCGACTGGACCTACGTCGGCGACGCCTTCGACACGAAGCCCGCCTGGGTGGGCGACGCCAACGGCATCTGGGCCCCGGACGTCGTGTACCGGGCCGGCGCACACGGGAAGCCGGGCACCTGGTTCCTCTACTACACGGCTTCGGACACCCCCTCTCCAAGCGCGCCGACCGGTGGCGGATCCGCGATCGGCGTCGCCACGAGCAGCAGCCCGACCGGACCGTGGACGGACTCCGGCGGCCCGGTCGTCGCCCCGCAGACCGCGCCGAACGGACAGGGTGCGCGCTGGTCCTTCGACCCCGAGGTGATCACCGACTCCGGCCGCACCTACCTGTACTTCGGCAGCTACTTCGGCGGCGTGCACGTGCGGCAGCTCACCGCGGACGGGCTGCGCTCCCGGCCGGACACCGAGCGCCAGATCGCGATCGACAACCGGTACGAGGGCTCGTACCTGATGCGGCACGGCGGCTGGTGGTACTACATGGGCTCGGCGACGAACTGCTGCAACGGATCGCTCACGGGCTACGGCGTGTTCGTCGCCCGGTCGAAGAGCCCCCTCGGCCCCTTCCGCGACCGGGACGGCGTGGCCATCACCGACACGCGCGTCGGTGGGTCGCCCCTCCTCGCGCAGAACGGCAACCGGTGGGTCGGCACCGGCCACAACACCGTCGTCACCGACTCCGCGGGTCAGGACTGGATGATCTACCACGCCGTCGACCGGCGCGACCCGTACTACGCGGGGAAGACCGGCTACACGAAGCGCCCGGCGCTCATCGACCCGCTCGACTGGGTCGGCGGCTGGCCGGTCGTCCGCGGGGGAGCGGGCCCGTCCGACTCCGTGCAACCCGCACCGGCGGCGCAGCCCGGGCAACGGTCGGCGTACCGACCCCGGCTCGTCCGCACGGACGTCCCGGGACGGACGATCCGCGCGCTGTCGACGGACTTCCGCGGGGACGCACTGCCGTCGACGCTGACGTGGACCCGGCAGCCGGACCCCTCGACCTACCGGGTCGCGGACGGTGCGTTCTCGTGGCAGACCCAGGACGCGGACCTGCACCCGCCGCAGACGCCGCTCGCCTCGGTGCTGACGGAGGCGGCCCCGACCGGCGACTACGTCGTGGAGACCCGCGTGCGGATGGACACCCCGACCACGGGTGACTCGTTCAACTACCGGCAGGGCGGGCTCGTCGTGTACGGCGACGACGGGAACTACGTCCGGCTGGTGTCGAACTCCATCTTCAACACCCGGCAGACCGAGTTCGGCAAGCAGGCGAGTGGGCAGCCAGAGGGCGCCCCGAGCTACGGCAACATGGTCGTCGGGCCGGTGGGGGACGCCACCACGCTGCGGATCGTGCACCGGGTGGTCGACGGCGAGCACCGGTACACGGCCTCCACCAGCGTCGACGGCCGACACTTCGTCCGTGGGGGGACCTGGACCGCGGACCTCGGGTCGGCACCGCGCATCGGGCTCATCTCGCTCGGCGGCGCCGGGTCGACGAGCTCGTTCGACCACCTGACCGTGAGCACCGTGCGGTCGGTCCGGTAG
- a CDS encoding GAF and ANTAR domain-containing protein — MARTREQQLVDTFVSLTDSLVADYDIVDLLQTLVDNATELFDAAAAGIMLADEGQQLEVIASTSERSNFIGLMQLQAGEGPCVEAFTTAQTVSVEDPSEMQRRWPRFAAASAELGYASVHSVPLRLRDTVLGSMNLFRETTGALNADDAIAARALTDVATISILQQRTAEHADHVQAQLQQALDSRVVIEQAKGFLSHTHQVDLDEAFTLLRSTARAHGARIADLARDVVERRVTIPTVDPVGAPPRHQPDRQRLP; from the coding sequence ATGGCACGCACCAGGGAACAGCAGCTGGTCGACACGTTCGTCAGCCTCACCGACTCGCTCGTCGCGGACTACGACATCGTCGACCTGCTCCAGACGTTGGTCGACAACGCCACCGAACTCTTCGACGCCGCGGCCGCCGGCATCATGCTCGCCGACGAGGGACAGCAGCTCGAGGTCATCGCCTCGACGAGCGAACGCAGCAACTTCATCGGACTCATGCAGCTGCAGGCCGGGGAGGGGCCGTGCGTCGAGGCGTTCACCACCGCGCAGACGGTCTCGGTGGAGGACCCGTCGGAGATGCAGCGACGCTGGCCCCGGTTCGCCGCTGCCAGCGCGGAGCTCGGCTACGCGTCGGTGCACTCCGTCCCGCTCCGGCTCCGCGACACCGTGCTCGGCTCGATGAACCTGTTCCGCGAGACCACCGGTGCGCTGAACGCCGACGACGCCATCGCCGCGCGGGCCCTCACCGACGTCGCGACGATCAGCATCCTGCAGCAGCGGACGGCGGAGCACGCCGACCACGTGCAGGCGCAGCTGCAGCAGGCGCTCGACAGCCGCGTGGTGATCGAGCAGGCCAAGGGCTTCCTGTCGCACACGCACCAGGTCGACCTCGACGAGGCGTTCACCCTGCTCCGCTCCACGGCGCGTGCGCACGGTGCCCGGATCGCCGACCTCGCCCGCGACGTCGTCGAGCGTCGCGTCACGATCCCCACGGTCGACCCCGTCGGTGCGCCGCCCCGGCACCAGCCCGACCGTCAGCGGCTGCCGTGA
- a CDS encoding GAF and ANTAR domain-containing protein, whose translation MTGAEFIAAVAALHRASAEDDLCGPFLSVLPVTAVAISTLGDPLGSETVCASDSTAARLEEIQLDLGEGPCWEAVRTRRPVLEPDLQRSRSAGWPVALTALRDARLGAVFAFPIRFGTIDIGAVDLYHREAAAFPEGAVEDATALAEAVARQVLRRALAGVDDALQGHTQDGNPYSRREVYQASGMLAAQTGAGPSDALLLLRAHAYAAGRPVRDLARDVIARDVDFTDHTDSAR comes from the coding sequence GTGACCGGCGCGGAGTTCATCGCCGCCGTCGCCGCGCTGCACCGCGCCAGCGCCGAGGACGACCTGTGCGGGCCGTTCCTCTCCGTGCTGCCGGTGACCGCCGTCGCCATCTCCACGCTGGGCGATCCACTCGGCTCCGAGACCGTCTGTGCGAGCGACAGCACGGCCGCGCGGCTCGAGGAGATCCAGCTCGACCTGGGCGAGGGCCCCTGCTGGGAGGCCGTGCGGACCAGACGTCCCGTCCTGGAGCCCGACCTGCAGCGCTCGCGGTCGGCCGGGTGGCCGGTCGCCCTCACGGCGCTGCGCGATGCCCGGCTCGGTGCGGTGTTCGCCTTCCCCATCCGGTTCGGCACCATCGACATCGGTGCCGTCGACCTGTACCACCGCGAGGCCGCCGCCTTCCCGGAGGGCGCCGTCGAGGACGCGACCGCCCTCGCCGAGGCGGTGGCGCGGCAGGTCCTCCGTCGTGCCCTGGCCGGCGTCGACGACGCACTCCAGGGCCACACGCAGGACGGCAACCCGTACTCCCGCCGCGAGGTGTACCAGGCCTCCGGCATGCTCGCGGCCCAGACCGGTGCCGGCCCCAGCGACGCACTGCTGCTCCTCCGGGCGCACGCGTACGCCGCCGGCCGCCCTGTCCGCGACCTCGCCCGCGACGTCATCGCCCGTGACGTCGACTTCACCGACCACACCGACTCCGCCCGCTAG
- a CDS encoding TerD family protein has protein sequence MFGIGKKTKQDDATAPAPPTSGPASAAATPAPAGPVTDLGLAKGRISLEKRQTVSLTKTQTTTVTISWPNRTDYDVYALVRYRDGHVESVSQFGTKDDRVFSPRTADGAVVHLGDQRRGARGATTTTADEVIAITLAPEIDRIVPVVYSAQSNGTGSFRRYQVGMTIDNGAGDVVEIAARDADSNDKVYSCVPGVITNGEQVQVEKLELYSAPKSERRPVVNADGSVTMDAGPVNAYK, from the coding sequence ATGTTCGGGATCGGCAAGAAGACCAAGCAGGACGACGCGACCGCACCGGCGCCGCCGACCAGCGGCCCGGCGTCCGCGGCGGCGACGCCCGCACCGGCGGGACCGGTCACGGACCTCGGTCTGGCGAAGGGGCGGATCAGCCTCGAGAAGCGTCAGACCGTGAGCCTGACCAAGACGCAGACGACCACGGTGACCATCTCGTGGCCGAACCGCACCGACTACGACGTCTACGCCCTGGTGCGGTACCGGGACGGGCACGTCGAGTCCGTGTCGCAGTTCGGCACGAAGGACGACCGGGTGTTCTCGCCGCGCACCGCCGACGGCGCCGTGGTGCACCTCGGCGACCAGCGGCGGGGAGCGCGGGGCGCGACGACCACGACCGCGGACGAGGTCATCGCCATCACGCTGGCGCCGGAGATCGACCGGATCGTGCCGGTCGTCTACTCCGCGCAGTCGAACGGCACCGGGTCGTTCCGCCGGTACCAGGTCGGCATGACGATCGACAACGGTGCCGGCGACGTCGTCGAGATCGCCGCGCGGGATGCCGACAGCAACGACAAGGTCTACTCCTGCGTACCGGGTGTCATCACGAACGGCGAGCAGGTGCAGGTCGAGAAGCTCGAGCTGTACTCGGCGCCGAAGTCCGAGCGTCGACCGGTCGTGAACGCCGACGGATCGGTCACGATGGACGCGGGTCCGGTGAACGCGTACAAGTAG